One window of the Salvia splendens isolate huo1 chromosome 1, SspV2, whole genome shotgun sequence genome contains the following:
- the LOC121753113 gene encoding F-box/FBD/LRR-repeat protein At1g13570-like isoform X2 translates to MSNMKQREHHEIPCSLNIEVDTISNLPGHIVDKILSHLPLRDAVRTSILSSKWRYRWVTLPYLVFDNHSVLVSTQDQTLTKNKLVSIVDHVLLLHNGPIHKFKLSHKDLQGVSDIDRWILYLSRGSVKDFILEIWKGHRYRLPSSIYSCQKLVHLELFNCLLKPPPLFNGFKSLKSLDLQHITMDQLAFELMISSCPLLERLTLMNFDGFSLLNIHTPNLLFFDVGGVFEDVSFQDTLHLAVVSIGLYVNSGIERNLAFGSTGNLIKFFACLPHIQRLEVQSFFLKYLAAGIIPGKLPSPCLELSFLSIRINFNDMEENLAALCLLRSSPNLQELELLARPEEQVTARMASKISDIFQNFPFNQLRLIKIVGISGIRQELSFINFLLANTPVLERMTVKPSSVDSGWDLVKELLRFRRASMFAEIIYLDP, encoded by the exons ATGAGTAATATG AAGCAAAGAGAACATCATGAAATTCCTTGCAGTTTAAATATAGAGGTTGACACAATAAGCAACTTACCGGGGCACATTGTTGACAAAATCCTGTCGCATTTACCTCTGAGGGATGCTGTTCGAACAAGTATTTTGTCGAGCAAGTGGAGATACAGATGGGTTACCCTCCCTTATCTCGTGTTTGATAATCACTCTGTTTTAGTCTCCACCCAAGATCAAACACTTACAAAGAACAAACTAGTGAGTATTGTTGATCATGTCCTACTGCTTCACAATGGTCCGATACACAAATTTAAGCTTTCCCATAAAGATCTCCAAGGTGTTAGCGATATTGATAGATGGATTCTATACCTATCAAGGGGTTCTGTGAAAGACTTTATTCTTGAAATATGGAAAGGTCATAGATACAGGCTTCCATCGTCTATATACTCATGTCAAAAGCTCGTACACTTGGAGCTTTTTAACTGCCTCTTAAAACCTCCACCACTCTTCAATGGCTTTAAGAGCTTGAAAAGCCTTGATCTTCAGCATATCACGATGGACCAATTGGCCTTTGAGCTTATGATATCAAGTTGCCCCTTACTGGAGAGGCTGACATTAATGAACTTTGATGGCTTTTCCCTTCTTAATATTCACACTCCAAATCTCCTTTTCTTTGATGTTGGAGGTGTGTTCGAAGACGTCAGTTTCCAGGATACTCTCCATCTTGCCGTTGTTTCTATTGGTTTGTATGTTAATTCTGGAATTGAGAGGAATCTAGCTTTTGGCAGCACGGGGAATTTGATTAAATTCTTTGCTTGTCTACCCCATATTCAACGGCTTGAGGTGCAAAGCTTTTTCTTAAAG TATTTGGCTGCTGGTATTATTCCTGGAAAACTACCATCTCCGTGTCTTGAGCTTAGTTTTCTTTCAATTCGCATCAATTTTAATGATATGGAAGAGAACTTGGCTGCTCTTTGCCTTTTGAGAAGTTCTCCCAATCTTCAGGAGCTTGAGCTACTG GCTCGCCCAGAGGAACAGGTTACTGCTAGAATGGCTTCTAAAATCTCAGACATTTTTCAGAACTTCCCTTTCAATCAACTGAGGCTTATTAAGATTGTTGGAATTTCTGGCATTAGACAAGAACTCAGTTTCATCAACTTCTTGCTTGCAAATACACCTGTTCTTGAACGAATGACTGTGAAACCATCCTCAGTGGATAGCGGATGGGATTTGGTGAAGGAGTTACTCCGCTTTCGACGAGCTTCCATGTTTGCAGAGATCATTTATCTCGATCCATAG
- the LOC121753113 gene encoding F-box/FBD/LRR-repeat protein At1g13570-like isoform X1, whose product MVCIACDLQSIYMDEYFNFLYCSHHLLVSSSSLCLSVLLIVHICCGFLGYVDVYQVHAIISFWVTILLILFSSNLQKQREHHEIPCSLNIEVDTISNLPGHIVDKILSHLPLRDAVRTSILSSKWRYRWVTLPYLVFDNHSVLVSTQDQTLTKNKLVSIVDHVLLLHNGPIHKFKLSHKDLQGVSDIDRWILYLSRGSVKDFILEIWKGHRYRLPSSIYSCQKLVHLELFNCLLKPPPLFNGFKSLKSLDLQHITMDQLAFELMISSCPLLERLTLMNFDGFSLLNIHTPNLLFFDVGGVFEDVSFQDTLHLAVVSIGLYVNSGIERNLAFGSTGNLIKFFACLPHIQRLEVQSFFLKYLAAGIIPGKLPSPCLELSFLSIRINFNDMEENLAALCLLRSSPNLQELELLARPEEQVTARMASKISDIFQNFPFNQLRLIKIVGISGIRQELSFINFLLANTPVLERMTVKPSSVDSGWDLVKELLRFRRASMFAEIIYLDP is encoded by the exons ATGGTATGCATTGCATGTGATTTACAAAGCATATATATGGATGAGTACTTTAATTTTCTATACTGTAGTCATCACTTGCTTGTATCATCAAGTAGTTTATGTTTATCGGTGTTGCTTATCGTGCATATATGCTGTGGTTTTTTAGGGTACGTTGATGTTTATCAGGTTCATGCTATCATAAGTTTTTGGGTGACAATATTACTCATCTTGTTTAGTTCAAATTTACAGAAGCAAAGAGAACATCATGAAATTCCTTGCAGTTTAAATATAGAGGTTGACACAATAAGCAACTTACCGGGGCACATTGTTGACAAAATCCTGTCGCATTTACCTCTGAGGGATGCTGTTCGAACAAGTATTTTGTCGAGCAAGTGGAGATACAGATGGGTTACCCTCCCTTATCTCGTGTTTGATAATCACTCTGTTTTAGTCTCCACCCAAGATCAAACACTTACAAAGAACAAACTAGTGAGTATTGTTGATCATGTCCTACTGCTTCACAATGGTCCGATACACAAATTTAAGCTTTCCCATAAAGATCTCCAAGGTGTTAGCGATATTGATAGATGGATTCTATACCTATCAAGGGGTTCTGTGAAAGACTTTATTCTTGAAATATGGAAAGGTCATAGATACAGGCTTCCATCGTCTATATACTCATGTCAAAAGCTCGTACACTTGGAGCTTTTTAACTGCCTCTTAAAACCTCCACCACTCTTCAATGGCTTTAAGAGCTTGAAAAGCCTTGATCTTCAGCATATCACGATGGACCAATTGGCCTTTGAGCTTATGATATCAAGTTGCCCCTTACTGGAGAGGCTGACATTAATGAACTTTGATGGCTTTTCCCTTCTTAATATTCACACTCCAAATCTCCTTTTCTTTGATGTTGGAGGTGTGTTCGAAGACGTCAGTTTCCAGGATACTCTCCATCTTGCCGTTGTTTCTATTGGTTTGTATGTTAATTCTGGAATTGAGAGGAATCTAGCTTTTGGCAGCACGGGGAATTTGATTAAATTCTTTGCTTGTCTACCCCATATTCAACGGCTTGAGGTGCAAAGCTTTTTCTTAAAG TATTTGGCTGCTGGTATTATTCCTGGAAAACTACCATCTCCGTGTCTTGAGCTTAGTTTTCTTTCAATTCGCATCAATTTTAATGATATGGAAGAGAACTTGGCTGCTCTTTGCCTTTTGAGAAGTTCTCCCAATCTTCAGGAGCTTGAGCTACTG GCTCGCCCAGAGGAACAGGTTACTGCTAGAATGGCTTCTAAAATCTCAGACATTTTTCAGAACTTCCCTTTCAATCAACTGAGGCTTATTAAGATTGTTGGAATTTCTGGCATTAGACAAGAACTCAGTTTCATCAACTTCTTGCTTGCAAATACACCTGTTCTTGAACGAATGACTGTGAAACCATCCTCAGTGGATAGCGGATGGGATTTGGTGAAGGAGTTACTCCGCTTTCGACGAGCTTCCATGTTTGCAGAGATCATTTATCTCGATCCATAG